A genomic window from Cyanobium sp. ATX 6F1 includes:
- the murC gene encoding UDP-N-acetylmuramate--L-alanine ligase, producing MGPVLDRQQPLHFIGVGGIGMSALAGILADRGFNVSGSDPKDSAVLQDLRQRGVRVFRQQNGATIDAIRSGISRSPLVVISTAVPEANPELTAARSAGLEICHRSDVLAALINGQTSIAIAGSHGKTTTSTLVATLLLATNHDPTAVIGGIVPAFGSNGRNGAGRLLVAEADESDGSLVKFRPSLGVITNLELDHTDHYPDLGTLIATLKRFASGCESVLANHDDPILRKHFEPQAWWSVSRSEGMDFAALPRRLDGDRTEAEFFEQGQSLGLFELPLPGLHNLSNATAALAACRLQGVSFAELKQAIQSLQPPGRRFDFRGSWHGRQVVDDYAHHPSEVGATLAMARLMISSGRSPLPVPPRRLVAVFQPHRYSRTAEFLEGFAKALCEADAVLLAPLYAAGEAPIKGISSEALAQCMARLKPDLPVWVSQDLLHLAEQVGRHSREGDLVLAMGAGDVNGLWDGLQALEKPNAAPALAA from the coding sequence TTGGGACCTGTGCTCGATCGTCAGCAACCTCTCCACTTCATCGGGGTTGGCGGAATCGGGATGTCGGCGCTGGCGGGGATCCTGGCCGATCGGGGCTTCAACGTCAGCGGCTCGGACCCCAAGGACAGCGCCGTGCTCCAGGACCTGCGCCAGCGGGGGGTTCGGGTGTTCCGTCAGCAGAACGGCGCCACCATTGATGCCATCCGCAGCGGCATCTCAAGGTCACCGCTGGTGGTGATCAGCACCGCCGTGCCGGAGGCAAACCCCGAACTGACCGCGGCCCGCTCCGCCGGCCTGGAGATCTGTCATCGCTCCGACGTGCTGGCGGCCCTGATCAACGGCCAGACCTCGATCGCCATCGCCGGCAGCCACGGCAAAACCACCACCAGCACCCTGGTGGCCACGCTCTTGTTGGCCACCAACCACGACCCCACGGCCGTGATCGGCGGCATCGTGCCCGCCTTCGGCAGCAATGGCCGCAACGGCGCCGGTCGGCTCCTGGTGGCGGAGGCCGATGAATCCGACGGCTCGCTGGTGAAATTCAGGCCCAGCCTCGGGGTGATCACCAACCTGGAGCTCGACCACACCGATCACTACCCCGACCTGGGGACCCTGATCGCCACCTTGAAGCGGTTCGCCAGCGGCTGCGAATCGGTGCTGGCCAACCACGACGATCCGATCCTGCGGAAGCACTTCGAGCCCCAGGCCTGGTGGTCGGTCAGCCGCAGCGAAGGGATGGATTTCGCCGCCCTTCCCCGGCGCCTCGATGGCGACCGCACCGAAGCCGAGTTCTTCGAACAAGGCCAGAGCCTGGGCCTGTTCGAGCTGCCCCTGCCGGGTCTCCACAACCTCAGCAACGCCACCGCCGCCCTGGCCGCCTGCCGGCTCCAGGGGGTGTCCTTCGCCGAACTGAAGCAGGCGATCCAGTCGCTGCAGCCCCCTGGCCGCCGATTCGACTTCCGCGGCAGCTGGCACGGGCGCCAGGTGGTCGACGACTACGCCCATCACCCCAGCGAGGTGGGGGCCACTCTGGCGATGGCGCGGTTGATGATCAGCAGCGGCCGCAGCCCCCTGCCGGTGCCCCCCCGCCGGCTGGTGGCGGTGTTCCAGCCCCATCGCTACAGCCGCACCGCCGAATTTCTCGAGGGCTTCGCCAAGGCGCTCTGCGAAGCCGACGCGGTGCTGCTGGCACCGCTCTATGCGGCCGGCGAGGCCCCCATCAAGGGCATCTCCAGCGAAGCGCTCGCCCAGTGCATGGCTCGGCTCAAGCCCGATCTGCCCGTATGGGTGAGCCAGGATCTCCTGCACCTGGCCGAACAGGTGGGTCGCCACAGCCGGGAAGGGGATCTGGTGCTGGCCATGGGTGCCGGTGACGTGAATGGTCTCTGGGACGGACTCCAGGCCCTGGAAAAACCCAACGCCGCCCCGGCCCTGGCGGCCTGA
- the grpE gene encoding nucleotide exchange factor GrpE, whose amino-acid sequence MSGEATPSSSQGNHAAEGASDHPVDDLNGLGADAGQAAGEPVDASAQADAFRAPQAEGGDAERRPLLEAEIERLKADNESLRAQYMRIAADFDNFRKRQSRDQDDLKQQIICSTLSEVLPVVDNFDRARQQLNPEGEEALSLHRSYQGLYKQLVDVFKQLGVSPMRVEGEPFDPSLHEAVLREPSEEHPEDVVIAELQRGYHLDGRVLRHALVKVSMGPGPSSGDAPNPAAQDVQAG is encoded by the coding sequence ATGAGCGGCGAAGCCACGCCTTCCTCTTCCCAGGGCAACCATGCCGCCGAGGGCGCGTCAGACCACCCGGTGGATGACCTCAACGGGCTCGGGGCCGACGCCGGCCAGGCGGCGGGCGAGCCGGTAGACGCTTCGGCCCAGGCTGACGCCTTTCGGGCTCCTCAGGCGGAAGGGGGCGATGCCGAGCGACGTCCCCTTCTCGAAGCCGAGATCGAGCGCCTCAAGGCCGACAACGAGAGCCTGCGGGCCCAATACATGCGCATTGCCGCCGATTTCGACAACTTCCGCAAGCGCCAGAGCCGCGATCAGGACGACCTCAAGCAGCAGATCATCTGTTCCACCTTGAGCGAAGTTCTGCCGGTGGTGGACAACTTCGATCGGGCTCGCCAGCAGCTCAACCCCGAGGGGGAGGAGGCCCTGAGCCTGCATCGCAGTTACCAGGGTCTCTACAAACAGTTGGTGGACGTGTTCAAGCAGTTGGGGGTGTCCCCGATGCGGGTGGAGGGGGAACCCTTTGATCCCAGCCTGCACGAGGCGGTGCTGCGGGAGCCAAGTGAGGAGCACCCCGAAGACGTGGTGATCGCCGAGCTGCAGCGGGGGTACCACCTCGATGGGCGTGTGTTGCGCCACGCACTGGTGAAGGTGTCGATGGGCCCTGGTCCCAGCTCCGGTGACGCCCCCAACCCGGCAGCGCAGGACGTCCAGGCGGGCTGA
- a CDS encoding YbaB/EbfC family nucleoid-associated protein: MSGFGLPNFGQLTEAFRKAQQIQQDAQKLQDELDALELEGKSEDGRASVWLSGNQQPLRISLAPELVSEGAVATETATLEALKAAYELSTTTMKERMEQLTGGLNLPGFGG; encoded by the coding sequence ATGTCCGGCTTCGGGCTTCCCAACTTCGGCCAGCTCACCGAAGCGTTCCGCAAGGCCCAGCAGATCCAGCAGGACGCCCAGAAACTGCAGGATGAACTCGATGCGCTCGAACTGGAGGGGAAGAGTGAGGATGGCCGCGCCAGTGTCTGGCTGTCGGGCAACCAGCAGCCGCTGAGGATCAGCCTCGCGCCTGAACTGGTGAGCGAAGGCGCCGTAGCCACCGAAACCGCCACCCTTGAAGCGCTCAAGGCGGCCTATGAGCTCTCCACCACCACGATGAAGGAGCGCATGGAGCAGCTCACCGGCGGTCTCAATTTGCCGGGTTTCGGAGGCTGA
- the gap gene encoding type I glyceraldehyde-3-phosphate dehydrogenase, whose amino-acid sequence MTLRVAINGFGRIGRNFMRCWLSRGVNTGIEVVGLNDTSDPRTNSHLLQYDSMLGHIRDAEVSYSDSAIIVNGREIKCFSDRNPLNLPWKEWGVDLVIEATGVFNDDVGASKHIQAGARKVILTAPGKGAGVGTFVVGVNADQYRHEDFDILSNASCTTNCMAPLVKVLDQTFGIVKGTMTTTHSYTGDQRILDASHRDLRRARAAAVNIVPTSTGAAQAVALVYPPMKGKLSGIAMRVPTPNVSVVDMVLEVGRPTNRDEVNAVLKGASEGAMKGIIKYSDLPLVSSDHAGTDESAIVDSDLTLVMGDNMLKVIAWYDNEWGYSQRVVDLAEVVSRNWK is encoded by the coding sequence ATGACCTTGCGTGTTGCGATCAATGGATTCGGCCGAATTGGTCGCAACTTCATGCGTTGTTGGCTGAGCCGTGGCGTCAACACCGGTATCGAGGTGGTTGGTCTCAACGACACGTCCGATCCCCGCACCAACTCCCACCTGCTCCAGTACGACTCGATGCTCGGGCACATCCGGGATGCCGAGGTCAGCTACTCCGATAGCGCGATCATCGTCAACGGCCGGGAGATCAAATGCTTCTCCGACCGCAATCCGCTCAACCTCCCCTGGAAGGAGTGGGGCGTGGACCTGGTGATCGAGGCCACCGGCGTCTTCAACGACGACGTGGGCGCCAGCAAGCACATTCAGGCGGGTGCCAGGAAAGTGATTCTCACCGCCCCCGGCAAGGGTGCCGGTGTGGGCACCTTCGTGGTGGGGGTCAATGCCGATCAGTACCGGCACGAGGATTTCGACATCCTCAGCAATGCCAGCTGCACCACCAACTGCATGGCACCGCTGGTCAAGGTTCTCGACCAGACCTTCGGCATCGTCAAGGGCACGATGACCACCACCCACAGCTACACCGGTGACCAGCGCATTCTCGACGCCTCCCACCGCGACCTGCGCCGGGCCCGGGCCGCCGCCGTGAACATCGTGCCCACCAGCACGGGCGCCGCCCAGGCCGTGGCCCTGGTCTATCCGCCCATGAAGGGCAAGCTCAGCGGCATCGCCATGCGGGTGCCCACCCCCAATGTGTCGGTGGTGGACATGGTGCTGGAAGTGGGTCGCCCCACCAACCGGGACGAAGTGAACGCCGTGCTGAAGGGAGCTTCCGAGGGTGCCATGAAGGGCATCATCAAGTACTCCGATCTGCCCCTGGTCTCCTCCGACCACGCCGGCACAGACGAATCCGCGATCGTCGACTCCGACCTCACCCTGGTGATGGGGGACAACATGCTGAAGGTGATCGCCTGGTACGACAACGAGTGGGGCTACAGCCAGCGGGTGGTCGATCTGGCCGAAGTGGTCTCCAGGAACTGGAAGTGA
- a CDS encoding sulfurtransferase TusA family protein, whose product MHALDLRGTPCPVNFIRARLALEAIEPGECLWVDLEAGEPERSVGEGLRREGHAVEVSPSENGSVRLLIRRHGG is encoded by the coding sequence ATGCACGCCCTCGACCTGCGCGGTACCCCCTGTCCGGTGAACTTCATCCGCGCCCGGTTGGCCCTTGAGGCGATCGAGCCCGGCGAGTGCCTGTGGGTGGATCTGGAGGCGGGGGAGCCGGAGCGTTCCGTGGGTGAGGGTTTGCGCCGTGAGGGTCACGCGGTGGAGGTGAGCCCCAGCGAAAACGGCTCCGTGCGCCTGCTGATCCGCCGCCATGGCGGCTGA
- the dnaJ gene encoding molecular chaperone DnaJ: MADYYDLLGVPREADAETLKRAYRRLARQYHPDINKDPGAEDRFKEIGRAYEVLSDPQTRSRYDQFGEAGLGGAAGAPDMGDMGGFADLFETFFSGFGGAGGAPGPRRRGPRQGDDLRLDLTISFKEAIFGQERDVQIRHLETCTTCSGSGAKSGSGPTTCGTCNGAGQVRRATRTPFGSFTQVAPCPTCEGTGQVIADPCNACGGQGLQQVRKKLRLNIPAGVDSGTRLRVAGEGNAGQRGGPAGDLYVFLTVQTNSQLRRDGIHIHSEVSVSYLQAILGDRIEVETVDGPETLEIPAGTQPGAVLTLTGKGVPKLGNPVARGNHQFTIKVKLPTKLSSEERSLLDQLAGHHASKDHPHKSGLFGGLFG, encoded by the coding sequence ATGGCGGATTACTACGACCTGCTTGGGGTGCCACGGGAGGCAGACGCCGAGACCCTCAAGCGGGCCTACCGCCGTCTGGCTCGCCAGTACCACCCGGACATCAACAAGGATCCCGGCGCCGAGGATCGCTTCAAGGAAATCGGTCGCGCCTACGAGGTGCTCAGCGATCCCCAGACCCGCTCCCGCTACGACCAGTTCGGTGAGGCGGGCCTGGGCGGTGCCGCCGGAGCCCCCGACATGGGCGATATGGGCGGGTTCGCCGACCTGTTCGAGACCTTCTTCAGCGGATTCGGCGGAGCTGGCGGCGCTCCGGGCCCCCGCCGCCGCGGCCCTCGCCAGGGGGATGACCTGCGCCTTGACCTCACGATCAGCTTCAAGGAGGCGATCTTCGGCCAGGAGCGGGACGTGCAGATCCGCCATCTGGAAACCTGCACCACCTGCAGTGGTTCCGGGGCGAAATCAGGCAGCGGGCCCACCACCTGTGGCACCTGCAACGGTGCCGGCCAGGTGCGTCGGGCCACCCGCACTCCCTTCGGCAGCTTCACCCAGGTGGCCCCCTGCCCCACCTGTGAGGGCACCGGCCAGGTGATCGCCGACCCCTGCAATGCCTGTGGTGGCCAGGGCCTGCAGCAGGTGCGCAAGAAGCTGCGCCTGAACATTCCCGCCGGGGTCGATTCCGGCACCCGCCTGCGGGTGGCCGGTGAGGGCAACGCTGGCCAGCGGGGCGGCCCCGCGGGGGATCTGTATGTGTTCCTGACCGTTCAGACCAATTCCCAGCTGCGCCGCGACGGGATCCACATCCACTCCGAGGTCAGCGTCAGCTACCTGCAGGCGATCCTGGGCGATCGCATCGAGGTGGAAACGGTGGATGGCCCGGAAACCCTTGAGATTCCAGCCGGCACCCAGCCCGGCGCGGTGCTCACGCTGACGGGCAAGGGGGTGCCCAAGCTCGGCAACCCTGTGGCGCGAGGCAATCATCAGTTCACCATCAAGGTGAAGTTGCCCACCAAGCTCTCGAGCGAGGAACGCTCCCTGCTCGATCAACTGGCCGGTCACCACGCCAGCAAGGACCATCCCCACAAGAGCGGCCTGTTCGGCGGGCTGTTCGGTTGA
- the rsgA gene encoding ribosome small subunit-dependent GTPase A, which translates to MAAEARVVALQANFCQVQLSRPGPGAVERLLCTRRTRLGKRGQQICVGDWVSVEAIDWVERRGAIAGRGDRQSLLERPAVANCTRIVVVVSLAQPEPDPLQLTRFLITAERSHQQVEVLFSKADQVPTEQVEAWVRRLEGWGYAALAVSSLSGLGLGELAARLSTPGLSVLCGPSGVGKSSLLNALLPALRLRVAAVSGRLQRGRHTTRHVELFALAQGALVADSPGFNRPDLPSDPQALGRLFPEIRQALAISPCRFKNCLHQGDPGCAVGQHWDRYGLYGQCLQDIAFGAEAPRERSVPVPQRTGDSRRLQRQRLQEEIEDEGEISLRNPAN; encoded by the coding sequence ATGGCGGCTGAGGCCCGGGTGGTGGCCCTTCAGGCCAATTTCTGCCAGGTGCAGCTCAGCCGACCCGGTCCCGGAGCGGTCGAGCGCCTGCTGTGCACCCGCCGCACCCGGCTGGGGAAGCGCGGTCAGCAGATCTGTGTGGGTGATTGGGTGAGCGTGGAGGCGATCGACTGGGTGGAGCGGCGCGGCGCCATCGCTGGGCGCGGGGATCGGCAGAGCCTGCTGGAGCGGCCGGCCGTGGCCAATTGCACCCGCATCGTCGTGGTGGTCTCCCTGGCTCAACCCGAACCCGATCCCCTTCAGCTCACCCGTTTCCTGATCACCGCCGAGCGCAGCCACCAGCAGGTGGAGGTGTTGTTCAGCAAGGCCGATCAGGTGCCCACAGAGCAGGTGGAGGCGTGGGTGAGGCGGTTGGAGGGTTGGGGCTACGCGGCCCTGGCGGTGTCCAGCCTGAGCGGTCTGGGGTTGGGCGAGCTGGCGGCTCGGCTCTCCACTCCGGGGCTCAGCGTGCTCTGCGGGCCCTCGGGGGTGGGCAAGAGCAGCCTGCTCAATGCCCTGCTGCCGGCGTTGCGGTTGCGGGTGGCCGCCGTGTCAGGTCGCCTGCAGCGGGGGCGCCACACCACCCGCCACGTGGAGCTGTTTGCCCTGGCCCAAGGGGCGCTGGTGGCGGATTCTCCGGGCTTCAACCGGCCCGATCTGCCCAGCGATCCCCAGGCCCTGGGACGACTGTTTCCCGAGATCCGCCAGGCGCTGGCGATCAGCCCCTGTCGGTTCAAGAATTGTCTCCACCAGGGGGATCCCGGCTGCGCCGTCGGCCAGCACTGGGACCGGTACGGGCTCTACGGCCAGTGCCTGCAGGACATCGCCTTCGGCGCTGAGGCCCCCCGTGAACGCTCGGTGCCTGTGCCCCAGCGGACCGGGGACTCCCGCCGTCTGCAGCGTCAGCGGCTTCAGGAGGAAATCGAGGATGAGGGAGAGATCAGCCTCCGAAACCCGGCAAATTGA
- the murB gene encoding UDP-N-acetylmuramate dehydrogenase — MATGLRPAGLRQAIPLAEYTTWKVGGPAQWFAEPETPEQLISLSRWATVEGLDLQLIGAGSNLLIADAGLGGLILCLRRLQGSTLEASSGLVEAQAGEPIPTLARKAARAGLSGLEWAVGIPGTVGGAVVMNAGAQGGCTADWLEEVTVLDPGRGRTPFVLKAAELAFAYRHSRLQEEPLVVLSARFRLTAGHDPAEISRRTSANLLSRTSTQPYQQPSCGSVFRNPEPLKAGQLIENLGLKGTRVGAAQVSPLHANFIVNTGGATARDIDGLIALVQQQVLAAHGLWLHPEVKRLGPRT; from the coding sequence ATGGCCACTGGTCTGCGCCCTGCCGGCCTGCGCCAGGCGATCCCGCTCGCGGAGTACACCACCTGGAAAGTGGGGGGGCCCGCCCAATGGTTCGCCGAGCCGGAAACCCCCGAACAGCTGATCTCCCTGAGCCGCTGGGCGACGGTCGAGGGTCTCGACCTGCAGCTGATCGGCGCCGGCTCCAACCTGCTGATCGCCGACGCCGGTCTGGGGGGACTGATCCTCTGCCTCCGCCGTCTCCAGGGCAGCACACTTGAGGCAAGCTCTGGGTTGGTGGAGGCCCAAGCAGGGGAGCCGATCCCCACCCTGGCCCGCAAGGCTGCCCGCGCCGGTCTCAGTGGGCTGGAGTGGGCGGTGGGCATCCCCGGCACCGTGGGCGGGGCCGTGGTGATGAACGCGGGGGCCCAGGGGGGCTGCACGGCCGACTGGCTTGAGGAAGTGACCGTGCTCGACCCCGGGCGCGGCCGCACACCCTTCGTGCTCAAGGCGGCGGAGCTGGCCTTCGCCTACCGCCACAGCCGTCTGCAGGAGGAACCCCTGGTGGTGCTCTCGGCCCGGTTTCGGCTGACGGCGGGCCATGACCCGGCGGAGATCAGCCGGCGCACCAGCGCCAACCTGCTCAGCCGCACCAGCACCCAGCCCTACCAGCAACCAAGTTGCGGCAGCGTCTTCCGCAACCCGGAACCCCTGAAGGCGGGCCAACTGATCGAGAACCTGGGACTCAAGGGCACCCGGGTGGGCGCCGCCCAGGTTTCGCCGTTGCACGCCAACTTCATCGTCAACACAGGCGGTGCCACGGCCAGGGACATCGATGGGCTGATCGCCCTGGTGCAGCAGCAGGTGCTCGCCGCCCATGGACTCTGGCTGCATCCAGAGGTGAAACGACTGGGCCCCAGGACCTAG
- the thiL gene encoding thiamine-phosphate kinase: MAEPATLAALGEAELIRRLEAYAPPGQFNDDGALLKAPGDRVLVVTTDVLVEGVHFSDATIAAADLGWRAAAANLSDLAAMGCHSVRGLTVGLVAPGSTAWSWVEGVYGGLGEVLARYGGDLLGGDCSAGEQRMLAITALGQLTPGEAIGRGDGRPGDRLVSTGPHGLSRLGLALLLGETPKESLEGEGVQRAIRAHRRPLPRFDAVEALERSRPPQEPWRVGGTDSSDGLATAVTLLARGSSCTALLERAALPIDPTLAPLALAEAWCLGGGEDFELVLALSPGWCEAFLDALPGSAAIGRLVEGPGQVLWAETGESLSPNLGYRHFEAN; this comes from the coding sequence ATGGCTGAACCGGCCACCCTGGCGGCGCTGGGGGAAGCCGAGCTGATCCGACGCCTGGAGGCTTACGCGCCCCCTGGCCAGTTCAACGATGACGGGGCCCTGCTAAAGGCACCGGGCGACCGTGTCCTGGTGGTCACCACCGATGTTCTGGTGGAGGGCGTTCACTTCAGCGACGCCACCATCGCGGCGGCTGACCTGGGCTGGCGGGCCGCCGCGGCCAACCTCTCTGATCTGGCGGCCATGGGCTGCCACTCTGTGCGGGGCCTCACCGTTGGACTGGTGGCCCCCGGCTCCACCGCCTGGAGCTGGGTGGAGGGGGTCTACGGCGGGCTGGGGGAGGTCCTGGCGCGCTACGGGGGCGATTTGCTGGGGGGGGACTGCAGCGCCGGGGAGCAGCGGATGCTGGCGATCACGGCCCTGGGGCAGCTGACGCCGGGGGAGGCAATCGGCCGCGGCGATGGCCGCCCGGGAGATCGGCTGGTCAGCACCGGCCCCCACGGCCTCAGCCGCCTGGGGCTCGCCCTGCTGCTGGGCGAAACGCCCAAAGAGTCCCTGGAGGGCGAGGGGGTTCAACGGGCCATCCGGGCCCATCGCCGCCCCCTCCCCCGCTTCGATGCCGTGGAAGCCCTGGAGCGCAGCCGACCGCCCCAGGAGCCCTGGCGGGTCGGCGGCACCGACAGCAGCGATGGCCTGGCCACGGCCGTGACCCTGCTGGCCCGCGGCAGCAGTTGCACCGCCCTGCTGGAGCGGGCCGCCCTACCGATCGATCCGACCCTGGCACCCCTTGCCCTGGCGGAGGCCTGGTGCCTCGGGGGCGGGGAGGACTTCGAGCTGGTGCTCGCCCTGTCCCCCGGCTGGTGCGAGGCCTTCTTGGACGCCCTGCCCGGCAGCGCGGCGATTGGCCGACTCGTCGAAGGCCCTGGGCAGGTGCTTTGGGCCGAAACGGGTGAGTCGCTCAGCCCGAATCTCGGCTACCGCCACTTCGAGGCCAACTGA
- a CDS encoding GspE/PulE family protein: MTLTPARPVPAAKTVAQQRLEVELLMGEQVLRPDVLARGGAEASGNEAVLSPERSRELGCLVVGREGNRATIAIPTFWGLEQRLALGEELTAKGLETELRMALQEEIEAALSGQSLVPDDSDAGALLEEPIEGEGEEELPPVRLSLLDDLNIPGRLEESQEEDPNNMDLESSINASNASPIISLVDKILIQALSTGTSDIHVEPQEDGLVIRFRQDGVLQQLEKLPKNIIPAVTSRLKIMSELDIAERRMPQDGRIRRVFRGRTFDLRVSTLPTKYGEKVVMRLLDSGATQLGLDKLITDPVALETLRDLGSKPFGMILVTGPTGSGKSTTLYSLLAERNSPDINISTVEDPIEYTLKGITQSQVNREKGFDFSLALRAFMRQDPDVLLVGETRDLETAKTAIEAALTGHLVLTTLHCNDAPSAIARLAEMGVEPFMVSASLLGIVSQRLVRRVCPSCRMEYHPSSQELGRFGLLSSSEENVTFYKAKKTNHVGSGICQTCQGSGYKGRIGIYEVLRINENLTSAISQQATTDQIRKIAIESGMKTLLSYGLDLVRQGYTTLEEIERMILTDSGLESERRARAITTSTCRGCGAGMRDEWLECPYCLTARG, encoded by the coding sequence ATGACCCTCACGCCCGCCCGTCCGGTTCCCGCTGCCAAGACCGTGGCCCAGCAACGGCTTGAAGTGGAGTTGCTGATGGGGGAACAGGTGCTGCGGCCGGACGTGCTGGCCCGTGGCGGCGCCGAAGCCAGCGGCAACGAAGCGGTGCTCAGCCCTGAACGCAGCCGCGAACTGGGCTGTCTGGTGGTGGGCAGGGAGGGGAACCGGGCAACGATCGCCATCCCTACGTTCTGGGGCCTGGAGCAACGGCTGGCCCTCGGGGAAGAACTGACCGCCAAGGGCCTCGAGACCGAGCTGCGGATGGCACTGCAGGAAGAGATCGAAGCCGCCCTCAGCGGTCAATCCCTCGTCCCCGACGACAGCGATGCCGGCGCCCTGCTGGAGGAGCCCATCGAGGGGGAAGGCGAGGAAGAGTTACCACCAGTTCGGCTCTCCCTGCTTGATGACCTCAACATCCCCGGACGGTTGGAGGAGTCCCAGGAGGAGGACCCCAACAACATGGACCTGGAGTCCAGCATCAACGCCTCCAACGCCTCACCGATCATCAGCCTGGTGGACAAGATCCTGATCCAGGCGCTGAGTACGGGCACCAGTGATATTCACGTCGAACCACAGGAAGATGGCCTGGTGATCCGTTTCAGGCAGGACGGGGTGCTGCAACAGCTGGAAAAACTGCCCAAGAACATCATTCCAGCGGTCACCTCACGCTTGAAAATCATGTCCGAGCTGGACATCGCCGAGCGTCGCATGCCCCAGGATGGCCGCATCAGACGGGTGTTCAGGGGCCGCACCTTCGATCTTCGGGTCAGCACACTTCCTACCAAGTATGGGGAGAAAGTGGTGATGCGGCTGCTGGACAGCGGCGCCACCCAGCTGGGCCTCGACAAGCTGATCACCGATCCTGTTGCCCTGGAAACCCTTCGCGACCTTGGTTCGAAACCCTTCGGCATGATTCTGGTGACCGGGCCCACAGGCTCGGGTAAATCCACCACGCTCTATTCGCTCCTGGCTGAGCGCAACAGCCCGGACATCAACATTTCCACGGTCGAAGATCCAATCGAATACACCCTCAAGGGCATCACCCAGAGCCAGGTGAACCGTGAAAAGGGCTTCGACTTCTCCCTGGCGCTGCGGGCCTTCATGCGTCAGGATCCCGACGTGCTCCTGGTGGGGGAAACCCGGGACCTGGAAACCGCCAAGACCGCCATTGAGGCGGCCTTGACCGGACACTTGGTGCTCACCACCCTCCATTGCAACGACGCCCCCAGCGCCATCGCCCGCCTGGCGGAAATGGGTGTGGAGCCGTTCATGGTCAGCGCCTCCCTGCTTGGGATTGTCTCCCAGCGTCTGGTGCGCCGCGTCTGCCCCAGCTGCCGCATGGAGTATCACCCCTCTTCGCAGGAATTGGGGCGCTTCGGACTGCTCAGCAGCTCTGAGGAAAATGTCACCTTCTACAAAGCCAAAAAAACCAACCATGTCGGCAGTGGCATCTGCCAGACTTGTCAAGGCAGCGGTTATAAGGGTCGGATCGGAATCTATGAAGTTCTGCGAATCAATGAAAATCTGACCTCGGCGATCTCCCAGCAAGCCACCACTGATCAGATTCGCAAAATTGCGATCGAATCGGGCATGAAGACCTTGCTTAGCTACGGACTAGATCTGGTCCGTCAGGGCTACACAACCCTGGAGGAAATTGAACGCATGATCCTCACCGACTCAGGTCTGGAATCGGAGCGCCGGGCCCGAGCGATCACCACGAGCACCTGCCGGGGCTGCGGCGCCGGCATGCGCGATGAATGGCTCGAGTGCCCCTACTGCCTGACAGCCCGTGGCTGA